The Chryseobacterium geocarposphaerae genome window below encodes:
- a CDS encoding RagB/SusD family nutrient uptake outer membrane protein, with amino-acid sequence MKKIYNSPGFLKKIIIFPSVFVGVLLMNSCSNDFLDQPAYNSLDTESVFNNIDTAEMFVLGCYRGLVPTEMYYQLGAGDTVIHSSEDGSTNNSKYNICNYQFDAYTPNTVTGVYSAMYAVIERTNIAVSGLSKMEASTKRDALLAEVKAIRAFCYYNLIRVYGDVPSVFKPLDEMDPNDPSTLYPKRSSRDEIYDRIIGDLQEAVAVMPSFAQSGYSTTERLTKQSVNALLARIALYAAGYSLRWDLNTGSGAMMSRRSDNNRVQQLYQIADNACAAIINGGTNSLVQAQSGKSGFEALWFNFCQRKFSVTNPEIMWQIAEYGANTNSAFGVYANEGSRGGTYGSRKALQFVLPSYYLSFNQGDTRRDVSCTSYSIYFLNNGTASDTWVNAGTTFSCIMAGKFRMGWCVAPQAADARNLNIPILRYADVLLMYAETQNYLNGGPTAAGTAALQQVRTRAGIGSLPIPSGQQAFENAIVQERKWEFAGEFNLRTDLIRMNRLASEIEATKQAMKNLSNKTGPYASTPVYRLYKLEKNAQVYGDPFLALKYIDITSPSEIATITNVPTSSTGFDAYQAALRAIVTAHGQTTTINDKWYPTNMFQAYNSTFNTNAKKTAGFIGGSAGQLQIGNIIYTKPTGSAENGGTYPNWIEGGGDGLFYGFVQNKTELLPFAAASAGHPLVDNPNLTQLPGY; translated from the coding sequence ATGAAAAAAATATATAATTCTCCCGGATTTTTAAAAAAAATAATCATATTTCCCTCGGTTTTTGTTGGGGTTTTATTGATGAATTCATGCAGCAATGATTTTCTGGATCAGCCTGCTTATAATTCTTTAGATACGGAATCGGTATTTAATAATATAGATACGGCAGAAATGTTTGTATTAGGCTGCTACAGAGGTTTGGTTCCAACAGAAATGTATTATCAGCTGGGAGCCGGAGACACAGTTATTCACTCTTCTGAAGACGGTTCTACAAACAATTCAAAATATAATATTTGCAATTACCAATTTGATGCCTACACTCCCAATACAGTAACAGGAGTTTATTCTGCAATGTACGCCGTTATTGAAAGAACCAATATTGCCGTGAGCGGATTGAGCAAAATGGAAGCAAGTACAAAACGTGATGCTTTATTAGCAGAAGTTAAAGCGATTCGTGCATTTTGTTATTATAACTTAATCCGTGTTTACGGAGATGTTCCTTCGGTTTTTAAACCTTTGGATGAGATGGATCCGAATGATCCAAGTACACTATACCCTAAACGCTCTTCACGCGATGAAATTTACGATCGCATTATTGGTGATCTCCAGGAAGCTGTGGCGGTAATGCCAAGTTTTGCACAAAGCGGGTATTCTACTACAGAACGTTTAACTAAACAATCTGTTAATGCTTTATTGGCAAGAATTGCCTTATATGCAGCAGGATATTCTCTTCGTTGGGATCTTAATACAGGAAGTGGTGCAATGATGTCTCGTCGTAGCGATAATAATAGAGTTCAGCAGCTGTATCAGATTGCAGATAATGCCTGTGCAGCTATTATTAACGGCGGAACAAATTCTTTAGTTCAGGCCCAAAGTGGTAAAAGTGGCTTCGAGGCATTATGGTTCAATTTCTGCCAGAGAAAATTTTCAGTAACTAATCCAGAGATCATGTGGCAAATCGCTGAGTACGGAGCTAACACCAATTCAGCTTTTGGAGTATATGCTAATGAGGGCTCTCGTGGAGGAACCTACGGTTCCAGAAAAGCATTGCAATTTGTACTTCCTAGTTATTATTTGTCTTTTAATCAGGGAGATACGAGAAGGGATGTGTCTTGTACCTCATACAGTATATACTTCCTAAACAACGGTACAGCAAGTGATACCTGGGTAAATGCAGGAACTACATTCTCCTGCATCATGGCAGGTAAATTCAGAATGGGATGGTGTGTGGCACCTCAGGCGGCAGATGCACGTAATCTGAATATTCCTATTCTAAGATATGCAGATGTTTTATTGATGTATGCAGAAACACAGAATTACTTAAATGGAGGACCTACTGCGGCAGGAACTGCTGCTTTACAACAAGTGAGAACTCGTGCGGGAATAGGTTCACTGCCTATACCAAGCGGTCAGCAGGCATTTGAAAATGCAATTGTTCAGGAGCGTAAATGGGAATTTGCAGGAGAATTTAATCTTCGTACAGATTTAATAAGAATGAATCGTTTGGCAAGTGAAATTGAAGCCACAAAACAGGCAATGAAAAACTTATCAAATAAAACAGGACCATATGCCAGTACTCCCGTTTACCGTTTGTATAAACTTGAAAAGAACGCGCAAGTGTATGGGGATCCATTTTTAGCTTTAAAATATATTGATATTACAAGTCCTTCAGAAATTGCAACAATTACAAATGTTCCGACAAGTTCTACAGGTTTTGATGCTTATCAGGCTGCATTAAGAGCTATTGTAACAGCACATGGACAAACTACAACAATAAATGACAAATGGTATCCTACCAATATGTTTCAAGCTTATAACAGTACATTTAATACCAACGCTAAAAAAACAGCCGGCTTTATAGGTGGTTCTGCAGGACAGCTCCAGATAGGAAATATCATTTATACCAAACCAACAGGCTCAGCCGAAAACGGAGGAACCTATCCAAACTGGATCGAAGGTGGAGGAGACGGTCTTTTCTATGGATTTGTACAAAACAAAACAGAATTGCTTCCTTTCGCAGCAGCCTCTGCAGGTCATCCTTTGGTTGATAATCCCAATCTGACCCAGCTTCCTGGATATTAA
- a CDS encoding SusC/RagA family TonB-linked outer membrane protein codes for MSIKIKQKNFKPLIAPLFLLASGFVFGQKTVNDTVKNKTKDIEEVVVIGYGKVKKSDLTGSVSSVSAKDLAATPAMNALQALQGRAAGLNIVTAGGAPGAGANVTVRGGSSITQSSDPLYIVDGFQLDNALNVINPNDIESIDILKGASAIAIYGARGSNGIIVIKTKNGKKGRTVINYNTFMSFDMLSKKLDMVSNPEQYVKYQYELAQLQSKASQWSNVFDNGLGTDTPGFYSGAFQRIANRYGSAAAVDWQDKMLGGTGVTQSHNVNVSAGNDKTQAFISYNYNKQDGLLQNFSETRNSLRANINSELYKGVRVDFNTMFTNNSLNGGGAYSGMKKILLQPINGGTLFTTDQLFNIQTFPDFSSLDSGFDTENPYIETQASTSNKRTRTFVANAGIEFDFLKNFTWRTAGQYSWTNSKSTSFSDRNSRAYLTDPVNTGINGSISNAESFRYQITNTLNYNKTFGEKHKVNALIGNEIWYEESEGSSMRLIKFPYPNFGLDDISNATVSDKNTDRSSNSLLSYFGRVNYSYDNRYLITGTIRADGSSKFARDVRWGYFPSVAGAWRVSQESFWQDHKINNIINDFKLRIEYGVTGNNGVSNNLWRTNVLLTDYPINNTQGYPAYVTSTNWGNPTLQWEELRTTNIGVDLAFFNNRIKLTSEWYNNNVNKMLLESLLPVSTGYSRQYQNIGSMRNRGMEFTLNTVNLKSESFRWTTDLNISFNKSRVLSLEDGQLNKTFSVGGSRTGMVTYYATVGQELGDMYGYVYQGIYTTDDFIQNADGSLTLKPGVVKPSSGTPKPGDMKFAADNAAGDQFTRKMQKIGNGTPDFIGGISNNFSYKGFDLGIFMKFSVGNDIYNATKQSLSPYAMFQNVPSEFGNNYYHLIDPNTGLATTNLVRLKELNPDEGSRLWSLSNTNTANIAYPSSYYVEEGSYLRIAQITLGYSFPKDFLSKVMLTNARIYFTVNNVATITGYSGYDPEVSAASGVTVTPGYDSSTYPRSRSYVLGLNLTF; via the coding sequence ATGTCTATTAAAATCAAACAGAAGAATTTTAAGCCGCTTATTGCACCGCTATTTTTGCTGGCATCTGGCTTTGTATTCGGACAAAAGACAGTAAATGACACTGTAAAAAACAAGACTAAAGATATTGAAGAAGTTGTGGTGATCGGTTATGGTAAAGTGAAGAAATCAGACTTAACAGGATCAGTATCTTCAGTTTCAGCAAAAGATTTAGCAGCTACGCCGGCTATGAATGCTTTACAGGCATTACAGGGAAGAGCTGCCGGTTTGAATATTGTGACAGCGGGTGGAGCTCCGGGAGCAGGTGCCAACGTTACAGTAAGAGGAGGTTCTTCAATTACGCAAAGTTCGGATCCGCTTTATATTGTTGACGGTTTTCAGTTAGATAATGCATTAAATGTTATTAATCCAAATGATATTGAAAGTATTGACATTTTGAAAGGAGCTTCTGCAATTGCAATTTACGGAGCGCGTGGTTCTAACGGGATTATTGTGATTAAAACCAAGAACGGTAAAAAAGGAAGAACGGTGATTAACTACAATACGTTTATGTCCTTTGATATGCTTTCGAAAAAGCTTGATATGGTTTCCAATCCGGAGCAATATGTGAAATATCAGTACGAATTGGCGCAGCTTCAGTCAAAAGCATCACAATGGAGTAATGTTTTTGATAATGGTTTAGGAACAGATACACCGGGATTCTATTCCGGAGCATTCCAGAGAATTGCCAATCGTTACGGATCTGCAGCAGCAGTAGACTGGCAGGATAAGATGTTGGGAGGAACAGGAGTAACTCAAAGCCACAATGTAAATGTTTCTGCAGGAAATGATAAAACACAAGCATTCATCAGTTATAATTATAATAAGCAGGATGGTTTGCTTCAAAATTTCAGTGAAACAAGAAACTCACTTCGGGCCAACATCAATTCCGAACTGTATAAAGGAGTAAGAGTAGATTTCAATACTATGTTTACGAATAATTCTTTGAATGGAGGAGGGGCCTATTCAGGAATGAAAAAAATTCTTCTTCAGCCTATTAACGGAGGAACATTGTTTACAACGGACCAGCTATTCAACATTCAGACTTTTCCTGATTTTTCATCTTTAGATTCTGGATTTGATACAGAAAATCCATATATTGAAACCCAGGCATCAACTTCTAACAAACGTACCAGAACTTTCGTCGCTAATGCAGGTATTGAATTTGACTTCTTGAAAAACTTCACATGGAGAACTGCAGGGCAATATAGCTGGACAAACAGTAAATCAACTTCGTTTTCAGACCGAAATTCCCGTGCCTACCTTACGGATCCTGTAAATACAGGAATTAACGGAAGCATTTCCAATGCAGAGTCATTCCGTTATCAGATCACCAATACTTTAAATTATAATAAAACTTTTGGCGAAAAACATAAAGTAAATGCTTTAATTGGAAATGAAATATGGTATGAAGAATCTGAAGGAAGCAGCATGAGACTGATTAAATTCCCTTATCCTAACTTTGGATTGGATGATATTTCAAATGCAACGGTCTCGGATAAAAATACAGACAGATCAAGCAATAGCTTACTTTCATATTTCGGACGTGTAAATTATAGCTATGACAACCGTTACTTAATTACAGGAACAATACGTGCCGATGGTTCTTCAAAATTTGCTAGAGATGTTCGTTGGGGATATTTTCCTTCCGTAGCGGGAGCATGGCGCGTTTCTCAGGAAAGCTTCTGGCAGGATCATAAAATCAATAATATTATCAATGATTTTAAATTAAGAATCGAATACGGGGTAACGGGAAATAATGGGGTTTCCAATAATTTATGGAGAACCAATGTTTTACTGACAGATTATCCGATAAATAATACTCAGGGATATCCGGCTTATGTTACAAGTACAAACTGGGGAAATCCTACTCTGCAATGGGAAGAGCTGAGAACAACGAATATTGGAGTAGATCTTGCGTTTTTCAACAATAGAATTAAATTAACATCCGAATGGTACAATAATAACGTCAACAAAATGTTGCTAGAAAGTTTACTTCCGGTTTCTACAGGATACTCAAGGCAATATCAAAATATCGGCTCCATGAGAAACAGAGGGATGGAATTTACGTTAAATACGGTGAACTTAAAATCAGAAAGTTTCAGATGGACAACAGATCTAAATATTTCTTTCAATAAATCACGTGTGCTTTCTCTTGAAGACGGGCAATTGAATAAAACATTCAGTGTTGGAGGCAGCAGAACAGGGATGGTAACTTATTATGCAACTGTTGGGCAGGAGCTAGGAGATATGTACGGCTACGTTTACCAGGGAATTTATACTACTGATGATTTTATACAGAATGCTGATGGATCATTAACCTTAAAGCCGGGGGTTGTAAAGCCTTCTTCCGGAACTCCAAAGCCAGGTGATATGAAGTTTGCAGCAGATAATGCGGCTGGAGATCAGTTTACAAGAAAAATGCAGAAAATCGGAAATGGTACCCCTGATTTTATCGGAGGAATAAGCAATAACTTCTCCTACAAAGGTTTTGACCTGGGGATATTTATGAAATTCAGCGTTGGGAATGATATTTATAATGCTACAAAACAAAGTTTAAGCCCTTATGCCATGTTCCAGAATGTTCCTTCAGAATTCGGAAACAATTACTATCATTTAATTGATCCGAATACAGGATTGGCAACAACAAACTTGGTGAGATTAAAAGAACTTAATCCCGATGAAGGTTCCAGACTCTGGAGTTTAAGCAATACCAATACAGCGAATATCGCTTATCCTTCATCATATTATGTAGAAGAGGGCTCATATTTGAGAATTGCTCAGATCACATTAGGATATTCTTTCCCTAAAGATTTTTTGAGCAAAGTAATGTTAACCAACGCCCGTATTTATTTTACAGTTAATAACGTAGCAACCATTACAGGATATTCAGGCTATGATCCTGAAGTTTCTGCAGCGAGTGGTGTGACAGTTACCCCTGGATATGACAGTTCTACTTATCCACGTTCAAGAAGCTATGTTCTTGGGCTTAATTTAACTTTCTAA
- the rhaT gene encoding L-rhamnose/proton symporter RhaT → MNALLGVFFHFLGGFSSGSFYLPYKKVKGWSWETYWLIGGIFSWIIVPPLAAFMTIPNFWEIIQNESSSILGLTFLFGALWGIGGFTYGLGVRYLGVALGSSIILGLCMIFGSLVPSIYYEFSPQSGKDNIGLMFSNRWGQFVLLGLLVCVVGIIISGKAGMMKEKELQTDSLDPHGTEVKTEYKFGLGLLVSIISGILSACFNFGLEAGKPMAIIANDLWKAANPGQGEFLFQNNVTYVVVLWGGMATNLIGCLYLSFKNKSYTDYKKKNVPVLANIIFCALAGTMWFLQFFFYGMGESKMGNGPSSWILHMAFIILIANLWGIIIKEWKGVSKKTISTIVMGMIVMFISILIVGYGNSLR, encoded by the coding sequence ATGAACGCATTATTAGGAGTTTTTTTCCATTTTTTAGGAGGGTTTTCGTCAGGGAGTTTTTATCTGCCCTATAAAAAAGTAAAAGGTTGGTCTTGGGAAACGTACTGGCTGATAGGAGGAATATTCTCCTGGATTATTGTACCACCACTGGCTGCTTTTATGACGATACCGAATTTTTGGGAGATCATCCAGAATGAAAGCTCATCAATATTGGGATTAACGTTTCTGTTCGGTGCTTTGTGGGGGATCGGAGGTTTTACTTATGGTTTAGGTGTCCGATATTTAGGCGTTGCATTAGGAAGCAGCATTATTTTGGGGCTATGTATGATTTTCGGGTCATTGGTTCCTTCTATTTATTATGAATTTTCTCCACAATCGGGAAAAGATAATATAGGCTTAATGTTTTCCAATAGATGGGGACAATTTGTTTTACTGGGGCTTCTGGTCTGCGTAGTAGGTATTATTATCAGTGGAAAAGCCGGAATGATGAAGGAAAAGGAATTGCAAACCGATTCTTTAGATCCTCACGGAACAGAAGTAAAAACAGAATATAAATTCGGACTAGGTTTATTAGTTTCCATTATTTCAGGAATTTTAAGTGCCTGTTTTAATTTTGGTCTGGAAGCCGGAAAACCAATGGCAATTATTGCTAACGATCTGTGGAAAGCTGCAAATCCGGGACAGGGAGAATTCCTTTTTCAGAATAATGTAACCTATGTTGTAGTGCTTTGGGGAGGAATGGCAACTAACCTGATTGGCTGTCTTTATCTTTCATTTAAAAATAAATCGTATACTGATTATAAGAAAAAAAATGTACCTGTTTTAGCAAATATTATCTTTTGTGCATTGGCAGGAACGATGTGGTTTCTACAGTTTTTCTTTTATGGTATGGGAGAAAGTAAAATGGGGAATGGTCCGAGTTCATGGATTTTACATATGGCATTTATCATCTTGATCGCTAATCTATGGGGCATCATCATTAAAGAATGGAAAGGCGTTTCCAAAAAAACGATTTCTACCATTGTTATGGGGATGATTGTAATGTTTATTTCTATCTTAATTGTAGGATACGGGAATTCTTTGCGATAG
- a CDS encoding glycoside hydrolase family 88/105 protein, translating to MRKLLTASLFVMMIGGFSSCSAQKQKTSLPDKKEVLEVAERANRYFMNKWPDPGKEIVGKKVWPSNLWTRAVYYEGLIALYKVDPKKEYYNYAMDWSQKHNWDLMRGTYTRNADHQACGQTYIDLYEIDGKKNSERIKAVKASIDSMIATKQVDDWWWIDALQMSMPIFTKLGRITGDKKYFDRNYEMYAFTKYKHGGNGLYNAKDKLWWRDKSFVPPYKEPNGEDCYWSRGNGWVVAALARTLEDTPKSDPHYKEYLQDYKDLLSALVPLQREDGFWNVSLHDPTNFGGKETTGTALFVYGMAYGINKGLIDKKTYLPVLIKAWNAIVKDSVQPNGFLGWVQGTGKEPKDGQPLAIDKVPDFEDYGLGCVLLAASEVYKLK from the coding sequence ATGAGAAAACTATTAACGGCAAGTCTTTTTGTGATGATGATCGGAGGCTTCTCTTCGTGTTCCGCTCAAAAACAAAAAACGTCTCTTCCCGATAAAAAAGAAGTTTTGGAAGTTGCAGAACGTGCCAATCGATATTTTATGAACAAATGGCCCGATCCGGGAAAAGAGATTGTGGGAAAAAAAGTATGGCCGAGTAATCTCTGGACGCGTGCTGTTTATTATGAAGGATTAATAGCTTTATACAAAGTAGATCCTAAAAAAGAATATTATAACTATGCTATGGATTGGTCGCAAAAGCACAACTGGGATTTGATGCGCGGAACATATACACGAAATGCAGACCATCAGGCTTGTGGACAGACTTATATTGATCTTTATGAAATTGATGGGAAGAAAAACTCTGAAAGAATTAAAGCCGTAAAAGCTTCTATCGACAGTATGATTGCAACCAAGCAGGTTGATGACTGGTGGTGGATTGATGCTTTGCAAATGTCGATGCCTATTTTTACAAAGTTGGGAAGAATTACGGGTGACAAAAAATATTTTGACAGAAATTATGAAATGTATGCCTTTACAAAATACAAGCATGGCGGAAATGGTTTGTACAACGCAAAAGATAAGCTTTGGTGGAGGGATAAAAGTTTCGTTCCACCCTATAAAGAGCCTAACGGGGAAGACTGCTACTGGAGCCGCGGTAATGGCTGGGTAGTAGCTGCATTAGCCCGGACTTTAGAAGATACACCAAAATCTGATCCTCATTATAAGGAATATTTACAGGATTATAAAGATCTTTTATCAGCATTAGTTCCTCTTCAGAGAGAAGATGGTTTCTGGAATGTAAGTCTTCATGATCCAACCAATTTTGGTGGGAAAGAAACAACAGGAACGGCTTTATTTGTTTACGGAATGGCGTATGGAATTAACAAAGGTTTAATTGATAAAAAAACATATTTACCTGTTCTGATTAAGGCATGGAACGCGATTGTAAAAGATTCTGTTCAGCCGAACGGATTTCTAGGTTGGGTTCAGGGAACCGGAAAAGAACCCAAAGACGGACAGCCTTTAGCTATAGACAAAGTTCCGGATTTTGAAGACTACGGATTGGGTTGTGTATTGCTTGCAGCTAGTGAAGTTTATAAATTGAAATAA
- a CDS encoding rhamnogalacturonan acetylesterase yields the protein MKIKFIIPFVILIVLLGVSFQKIQDKPVLYIIGDSTVQNGSGKGADSLWGWGSFMDLFLYTNRIEIQNHAKGGRSSRTFLTEGRWDSIMKTIKKGDYVLMQFGHNDGGELADTLRARGTIKGIGEESKDIYNPIRKVNETVYTYGYYMRKYANEAKEKGAIPIIVSPIPRNVFDKDGKIEKDKYGVWAKEVAGQTGAYFIDLNEMVIERYQKMGPEKVKIFFPKDHTHTNKEGAILNAELVTKGIRQLKKCELKKYIK from the coding sequence ATGAAAATCAAATTTATTATTCCGTTTGTTATATTGATTGTGCTTTTAGGAGTTTCATTTCAAAAGATTCAGGACAAACCCGTTTTGTATATTATCGGCGACTCTACAGTACAGAACGGTTCAGGAAAAGGTGCGGATTCACTTTGGGGATGGGGAAGTTTTATGGATTTGTTTTTATATACCAATAGAATTGAAATTCAGAATCACGCAAAAGGCGGACGAAGCAGCAGAACTTTTTTAACGGAAGGAAGATGGGATTCCATTATGAAGACTATTAAAAAAGGCGATTATGTGTTGATGCAGTTCGGCCACAATGACGGAGGCGAATTGGCAGATACTTTAAGAGCAAGGGGAACTATTAAAGGTATCGGAGAAGAGTCTAAAGATATATACAATCCGATCCGGAAAGTAAACGAAACGGTGTATACTTATGGGTATTACATGAGAAAATATGCAAATGAAGCTAAAGAAAAAGGAGCCATTCCAATTATTGTTTCACCGATTCCAAGAAATGTTTTTGACAAAGACGGGAAAATAGAAAAAGATAAATACGGTGTTTGGGCAAAAGAAGTTGCAGGGCAAACCGGAGCCTATTTTATTGACCTGAATGAAATGGTTATAGAAAGATATCAGAAAATGGGACCGGAGAAAGTGAAAATATTCTTTCCAAAAGATCATACGCATACTAATAAGGAAGGAGCCATCTTAAATGCAGAGTTGGTAACAAAAGGAATTAGGCAACTGAAAAAATGTGAATTAAAAAAATATATAAAATAA
- a CDS encoding rhamnogalacturonan lyase, which translates to MKIKYIFITSAIFLSQIFSAQRQMEYLKRGIVAIPAESGVFISWRLLGTEAQDTHFDVYRRENNQTKKLNEKPLFNETNFLDKTADKGKNYTYFVKSNTQHQDVDQDFAKYTANQKPYLSIPLKTPVGYTPNDASVADLDGDGEYEIILHQTGRSHDNSQKGETDPPIIQAYKLNGQFLWEINLGKNIREGAHYTQFLVYDLDQDGKAEIVMKTADGSKDGKGKFIGDPTKNYVNENGMILSGPEYLTVFDGQTGAEINTVNYEVPRFAGSLNPTNEQMTETWGDAKGNRIDRFLGAVAYLDGKTPSVIMSRGYYTRTAIAAWDYKDKKLSLRWLFDTESSEENRKYRGQGNHNLTIADVDNDGKDEIIFGAMTVDDDGKVLNSTGYGHGDALHVGDLDPSNPGLEIFDIQERFDDAGAHFRDGKTGKVLWKLPSLEYSSKSKFQGPGRGLSLNIDPRYEGSECWAAGAGVKGLYDVKGNKIDEKSPACNMGIYWDGDFLNEILDGTVVSKWDWKNSKSNVIFDAKKFQCESNNGTKKNPSLVADLFGDWREEVMYRTSDNQELRIFCTTIPTKHRLYTLMHNPQYRLSIVWQNVGYNQPPHTDYYLDESVKEIPKPNIYIVNPKK; encoded by the coding sequence ATGAAAATCAAATATATCTTCATTACATCCGCTATTTTTCTTTCGCAGATATTTTCAGCGCAGAGACAAATGGAATATTTAAAGCGTGGAATCGTTGCTATTCCAGCAGAATCGGGTGTGTTTATAAGTTGGCGATTGCTGGGAACAGAAGCTCAGGATACCCATTTCGATGTGTACCGCAGAGAAAATAATCAAACCAAAAAGCTGAATGAAAAACCATTGTTCAATGAAACAAACTTTTTAGATAAAACCGCTGACAAAGGAAAAAACTATACTTATTTCGTAAAATCAAATACGCAACATCAGGACGTTGACCAAGATTTTGCCAAGTACACGGCGAATCAAAAACCTTATTTATCAATTCCTTTAAAAACACCTGTTGGATACACTCCGAATGATGCTTCAGTTGCCGATTTGGATGGCGACGGAGAGTATGAAATTATTCTTCATCAAACAGGAAGATCACACGACAACAGTCAGAAAGGAGAGACTGACCCGCCGATTATTCAGGCTTATAAACTGAATGGGCAGTTTTTGTGGGAAATTAATTTAGGTAAAAATATCAGGGAAGGAGCGCATTATACGCAGTTTTTGGTATATGATTTAGACCAGGACGGAAAAGCCGAAATCGTAATGAAAACTGCAGATGGAAGTAAGGACGGAAAAGGAAAGTTTATCGGAGACCCAACCAAAAATTATGTCAATGAAAACGGGATGATACTTTCCGGACCGGAATATCTGACGGTTTTTGACGGACAAACAGGAGCGGAAATTAACACGGTAAATTATGAGGTTCCAAGATTCGCAGGAAGTTTAAATCCTACTAACGAACAAATGACCGAAACCTGGGGCGACGCCAAAGGAAACCGTATCGACCGGTTTTTGGGTGCTGTTGCTTACTTGGACGGAAAAACTCCGAGTGTAATTATGTCGAGGGGATATTACACCAGAACAGCCATTGCAGCCTGGGATTATAAAGATAAAAAACTCAGTCTTCGCTGGCTTTTTGATACAGAAAGCTCGGAAGAAAATAGAAAATATCGGGGACAAGGAAATCATAATTTAACGATTGCCGATGTTGACAATGACGGAAAAGATGAGATTATTTTCGGTGCAATGACGGTTGATGATGACGGAAAAGTGTTGAACAGTACAGGTTATGGTCACGGCGATGCGTTGCACGTTGGAGATTTAGATCCATCCAATCCAGGATTGGAAATTTTTGATATTCAGGAGCGATTTGATGATGCAGGAGCCCATTTCAGGGATGGGAAAACAGGAAAAGTACTATGGAAATTACCTTCATTGGAATATAGTTCGAAAAGTAAGTTTCAGGGACCAGGAAGGGGATTGTCTTTAAATATTGATCCCCGTTATGAAGGCTCGGAGTGTTGGGCTGCAGGAGCCGGAGTGAAAGGGCTTTACGATGTTAAAGGAAATAAAATCGATGAAAAAAGTCCGGCCTGTAACATGGGAATTTATTGGGACGGTGATTTTTTAAACGAAATTTTAGACGGAACTGTTGTTTCAAAATGGGACTGGAAAAACTCGAAGTCAAATGTCATCTTTGATGCTAAAAAGTTTCAATGTGAATCGAATAACGGAACGAAGAAAAACCCGTCTTTGGTTGCCGACTTATTTGGAGACTGGCGAGAAGAAGTGATGTACAGAACCTCAGATAATCAGGAATTGAGAATTTTCTGTACGACTATTCCGACGAAACATCGATTGTATACTCTGATGCATAATCCACAATACCGTTTGAGTATTGTATGGCAAAATGTAGGATATAATCAACCGCCACATACGGATTATTATCTGGATGAATCGGTGAAAGAAATTCCGAAGCCAAATATTTATATAGTAAATCCCAAAAAATAA
- a CDS encoding DUF4350 domain-containing protein, whose product MKQNIVKTLVLGTLLTFGFSNAQNKPKVVLDNFFNSEKNENKETKVLESWHYTWNDTSNGGFSLLGEIFQKQGAEISTLTTAPSKNDLKNANIYIIVDPDIDKEAYGGKANLIDANTIKNLVDWVKKGGVLVLMSNDNGNSEFEHFNKLAGEFGIHFNDDSYNRVQKREFEQGKVMVPAGNEIFSEQKLYMKEVSSMDVKSPAKAILTAEGKNIGAIAKVGKGTVFALGDPWCYNEYIDGKKLPADFTNYQGTEEWVKWLLKQASLK is encoded by the coding sequence ATGAAGCAGAATATCGTAAAAACATTAGTATTAGGAACACTTCTCACATTCGGATTTTCCAATGCCCAAAACAAACCGAAAGTCGTTTTAGATAACTTTTTCAACAGCGAAAAAAATGAAAATAAAGAAACCAAAGTTCTGGAATCTTGGCATTACACGTGGAACGACACTTCCAACGGAGGATTTTCTTTGCTGGGCGAAATCTTTCAAAAACAAGGTGCAGAAATCAGTACTCTGACAACGGCTCCTTCAAAAAATGATTTGAAAAATGCTAATATTTACATCATCGTTGATCCTGATATCGACAAAGAAGCTTACGGAGGAAAAGCAAATCTCATTGATGCCAATACCATCAAAAATCTTGTTGATTGGGTGAAAAAAGGTGGTGTTTTGGTTTTGATGAGCAACGACAACGGCAATTCTGAGTTTGAACATTTCAACAAACTTGCCGGAGAATTCGGGATTCATTTCAATGATGACAGCTATAACCGTGTTCAGAAAAGAGAATTTGAGCAGGGGAAAGTAATGGTTCCGGCCGGAAACGAGATTTTCTCCGAGCAAAAATTATATATGAAAGAAGTGAGTTCGATGGATGTAAAATCGCCTGCTAAAGCCATTTTAACGGCAGAAGGTAAAAATATCGGAGCGATTGCAAAAGTCGGTAAAGGAACCGTTTTCGCATTGGGTGATCCTTGGTGCTATAACGAATACATCGACGGCAAAAAACTTCCTGCAGATTTCACCAATTATCAGGGAACTGAAGAATGGGTAAAATGGTTGCTGAAGCAGGCTTCCCTAAAATAA